In the Buchnera aphidicola (Periphyllus lyropictus) genome, CTTTACATGAATTACCATTAATTGCGAATACTATTTCTAGAAAAAAATTGTTTGAAATGAATTTAGTTATATCAGATACTGCAGAGTATGGAAATTATTTATTTTCTAATAGTGCTGTTCCTTTATTAAAAAATTCTATTTCTCATTTAAGAAATGAAAATTTAGATGAAATTCGTTCATGTGAAAGAATTGATAATATTGTTTTAAAAAAAATTAATGACAAAATTTATTATCATCCAGTTGAAAAAATTGGAAGAAAGTTAAGAAAATATATGAAGAATATGAAAAAAATTCAATTAAATTAAATAATTTTTTATACTTTTTTTTTGTTAATATTTTTTAAAATATTTCAATAGTATTAAGTAGATTAATAAATTTAAAATTTTATAGAGATTTTATATATGAATAAAAATATTCAACATTTAACAGATAAAAATTTTAAAGATTATATTTTAAATTGTAAAAAGTACATTTTAGTAGATTTTTGGGCAAATTGGTGCGCTCCATGTAGATCTTTATCTGTAAATTTAAAAAAAATTCAAAATGAATATATTAATAATTTAGAAATTGTAAAAGTAGATATTGAAAAAAATTCGAATACTGCTTTAAAATATTCTATTCAAAGTATACCTACTTTAATATTATTTAAAAATAATAAAGTTTTAAAAATAAAAACAGGTTTTCTTTCTAAAGAAGATTTGAAATTTTTTCTAGATAAATATATTAAATAATAGTTATAAAAAATTTTTTAAAATTTTTTATTAATAAATAATTTTTTAATGAGTATTAATTTTAAAATAAATATAATTTTTTTAAATTTAATGAATATTTCGAATAGTAATTACCTCGATTTTTATTAAGAAACCCACCATTATGAATCTTACTAATCTTAAAAATACATTGTTTTCTAAATTAATTATACTTGGCGAAAATATGGGGTTAAAAAATCTCGCTCGTATGAGAAAACAGGATATTATTTTTTCTATTTTAAAAAAACGTATAAAAATTGGAAAAGATATTTTTGGAGATGGAGTTCTTGAAATATTACAGGATGGTTTTGGTTTTTTAAGATCTTCAGACAGTTCTTATTTAGCTGGATCTGATGATATATATGTTTCTCCTAGTCAGATTAGAAGGTTTAATTTAAGAACTGGAGATACTATTTTAGGAAAAATAAGACCTCCTAAAAAAGGAGAAAGATATTTTGCTTTATTAAAAGTTAATAAAGTAAATTATGATCAACCTGAAAATTCAAGAAATAAAATTTTATTTGAAAATTTAACTCCTTCACATGCTAATTCTCGTTTAAGAATGGAGCGTGGAAATGGATCTACAGAAGATTTAACAACTCGAGTATTAGATTTAGCATCTCCTATAGGAAGAGGTCAAAGAGGTCTAATTGTAGCTCCTCCTAAAGCTGGAAAAACTATGTTATTGCAGAATATTGCACAAAGTATAGCTTATAATCATCCTGAATGTTTATTAATGGTTTTATTAATTGATGAACGACCTGAAGAAGTTACAGAAATGCAAAAATTAGTAAAAGGAGAAGTTATTGCATCTACTTTTGATGAACCCGCTTCTCGCCATGTTCAAGTAGCTGAAATGGTTATTGAAAAAGCTAAAAGATTAGTTGAACATAAAAAAGATGTGATTATTTTACTAGATTCAATTACTAGATTAGCT is a window encoding:
- the trxA gene encoding thioredoxin, giving the protein MNKNIQHLTDKNFKDYILNCKKYILVDFWANWCAPCRSLSVNLKKIQNEYINNLEIVKVDIEKNSNTALKYSIQSIPTLILFKNNKVLKIKTGFLSKEDLKFFLDKYIK
- the rho gene encoding transcription termination factor Rho, with protein sequence MNLTNLKNTLFSKLIILGENMGLKNLARMRKQDIIFSILKKRIKIGKDIFGDGVLEILQDGFGFLRSSDSSYLAGSDDIYVSPSQIRRFNLRTGDTILGKIRPPKKGERYFALLKVNKVNYDQPENSRNKILFENLTPSHANSRLRMERGNGSTEDLTTRVLDLASPIGRGQRGLIVAPPKAGKTMLLQNIAQSIAYNHPECLLMVLLIDERPEEVTEMQKLVKGEVIASTFDEPASRHVQVAEMVIEKAKRLVEHKKDVIILLDSITRLARAYNTVVPSSGKVLTGGVDANALHRPKRFFGAARNVKEGGSLTIIATALIDTGSKMDEVIYEEFKGTGNMELPLSRKIAEKRVFPAIDYNRSGTRKEELLTSISELQKMWILRKIIHPMSEIDAMEFLINKLSMTKTNNEFFDMMKRS